One Clostridiales bacterium genomic window carries:
- the spoIIM gene encoding stage II sporulation protein M, with protein sequence MLKRNGIREAIIKHINANIGLYFLVFTFFAIGIATGAFSVKALDGTQRQSLIEYMQDFFQVLLKKDVDSYGVLGQSIKNNMLTGFLIWIFGISVVGIPLTLIIVAIRGFILGFTVSFLINSMGIKGVLFSALAILPQNLIIIPCIVAIGVVSISFSRMVIKNKITKKWTHNYWQKFFSYSMIIIIFLLVSIAGSLIEAYIVPVFAKVMSSYLTAS encoded by the coding sequence TTGTTAAAAAGAAATGGAATACGTGAAGCTATTATAAAGCACATAAACGCTAATATAGGCTTGTATTTTCTGGTATTCACATTTTTTGCAATAGGCATTGCAACGGGAGCTTTTTCAGTGAAGGCATTAGACGGAACGCAGAGGCAGTCTTTGATCGAATATATGCAGGATTTTTTTCAGGTACTTTTAAAAAAGGATGTGGACAGCTACGGCGTTTTAGGGCAATCAATCAAAAATAATATGCTTACAGGGTTTCTCATATGGATTTTTGGCATAAGCGTTGTGGGCATACCTCTTACTCTTATTATCGTAGCAATTAGAGGATTCATACTGGGGTTCACGGTCAGCTTCTTAATAAACAGCATGGGGATAAAGGGCGTGCTTTTTTCGGCGCTTGCGATACTCCCGCAAAATCTTATCATAATCCCGTGTATAGTGGCAATTGGAGTGGTATCCATAAGTTTTTCCCGCATGGTGATAAAAAACAAGATAACAAAAAAGTGGACACATAATTACTGGCAAAAGTTTTTTTCATATAGTATGATAATCATAATTTTTTTACTGGTTTCAATAGCTGGAAGCCTTATAGAAGCTTATATCGTACCGGTATTTGCAAAAGTAATGTCATCATATCTCACGGCCTCTTAA